From Paenibacillus sp. FSL H8-0537:
GCTCCTCATCGTTCAGTCCGCGCGGCGCAGCCAGAAAAGCTTTCATCTCGTCAGCGAGTCTGTCAAAATCCGCTTCATGTGACGCAGCAGGCAGCTCCGGTTCTCCGGCTTGCCCCTCCTTGCTTCCAGTCACCCCCACTCTCAACTGAGCTGAATAATCGAAAGGAGAGAATCGGCTATCCCCCGCCCTCAAGAGCGGGCCTCATTACGATGCGAGAGCAGCTTGCGGTACCAAGGCTGCAGCTTAAAAGCAGGTGCCACCGTTCGAATGCCATATCGCTCCATTAGCTGCTGCGATGGTTTTTTCATTGCCGCTCTGCCCACTTGATCTTCCCCCAGCCATTGGCCAAGCTTGCCGCTGTCCAAATGTATAAACGTATCCTTCGTCATTTGCATTTCACCCAGCTTCACCGTACCCATTTCCTTGCAAATATCTTTCATTCGATACCCTCCTCTGCCCCATGGGGGCTGTATAATAACGGTATTGTATTGGTCAGCTGTTAAGCCGAATAACGGGGAAATTTGTGTTATCCATCGTCTCCCATCCTCCTGGAAATGGGAAAGCGCAGCCGTCGTAACCACAACTCGCGTGCTCGCCAGCCGCAATGCACAAACGGTAGCTGCATTATCCCAATAAGCGCTGACATCCATAAAAAGCACCTCAAAGGTTTGCTCTGCAATATGGATTAAATGCTCCGCCTCATCGGGTGTGAAAAATTCGGCCTGATCACGCACGACATTGCCGAACAGCACTCGCAAATTCCCTCTTCCTTCGACCTTATGCATAGCACTCTTCAATCTTTCTGGTGTCAGTGAGCCGGATTGCAGCTCGGGCCGCAGCTTGTCGAGTGTGCTTTGCGGCTCCTGGATGCCAAGGTAGCGATGGAGCTTCGCGCTCTTAAGATGCAGACATAAATACCCGACACGAAGGCCGCTGGCTTCGGCCATTCGGTACGCCGCGGCAAAAGCAGCTGTCGTAGTCCCAATATTAGGCGTCGTTCCAACAAAGGCAATGAGGGGTATTCGCTGCTCCATCAAGGCTGTTCCTCCTTAGTCTCATCCACAACATTGAGCGATTCCGGGCTGAAAGCTATGACAAGCTTATAGCTTCCATCCTTGCAATAACCATCGATTTCGAGCCACTGCCTCTCGGTCAGATTGAGGTTGATATAATCGATCATGCCATTGGCCTCACGTCGCGAGGCGTACATCTTTTCCTTATCCCCATCCGCTAAGGAGAGCAGATTCGGATCTTCCATATTATCGATTTCAACATTTCCTGAAGATTTGACTGACGCTACTGTAACAGCCAGATCAAACAAGCGGCCGGAGTCTTCTCCTTCACCGGATAAATAAAGCACGACCTTATCCCCGGCACGAATGCCGTTAGAAATGGAACGTACATAATCCCGCGG
This genomic window contains:
- a CDS encoding SAF domain-containing protein translates to MNRKRNIWISVLAALFSGALVYGLFQIQQLQLQRQEMVAVVVPKRFIAAGVTIMAGDLAYRYVPKAAYDNGMLLDVATAVGVETIVPLGTQEPILGWKIDRFHLLPGSSESTFQIPRDYVRSISNGIRAGDKVVLYLSGEGEDSGRLFDLAVTVASVKSSGNVEIDNMEDPNLLSLADGDKEKMYASRREANGMIDYINLNLTERQWLEIDGYCKDGSYKLVIAFSPESLNVVDETKEEQP